One genomic region from Pseudomonas hormoni encodes:
- a CDS encoding YMGG-like glycine zipper-containing protein, with protein sequence MNRLSSLGLCAALSIAASQAWAETVVPMNGQTSQQTQLDIDACHNVAASQTSTTPPPSGGRLKGAAAGAAAGAAGAQVRGRQHDEFYDRVDDDVKQDYRQNRAKETAAAGAVVGASRQRQERRAQQKTAASTSSTAYTSCLQGKGYQVNP encoded by the coding sequence ATGAACAGGTTGTCTTCCCTTGGTCTGTGTGCCGCGCTGTCGATTGCCGCCTCGCAGGCATGGGCCGAAACAGTGGTCCCGATGAACGGCCAGACTTCGCAACAAACCCAACTGGACATCGACGCCTGCCACAACGTCGCCGCCAGTCAGACTTCAACGACGCCGCCGCCATCCGGTGGTCGCCTGAAAGGTGCGGCAGCGGGTGCCGCTGCCGGAGCCGCTGGCGCTCAGGTTCGCGGGCGCCAGCACGATGAGTTTTATGACCGCGTCGATGACGACGTGAAGCAGGATTATCGGCAGAACCGGGCCAAAGAGACGGCCGCCGCCGGTGCGGTGGTGGGGGCATCGCGTCAACGCCAGGAGCGCCGGGCGCAGCAGAAAACCGCCGCTTCCACCAGCTCGACG